Below is a genomic region from Raphanus sativus cultivar WK10039 chromosome 4, ASM80110v3, whole genome shotgun sequence.
CTTTCTAAACGCTTAGCTGAGCCAGCAAGATATCATTCAACGAGAGGTGGTGCATTTCTTGAAACAATGCTGTTTTGCTTGGTTAGGTTCTTTCATGTTAAAGTGATTTTTGCTCATCCTGTTATTTACCAGAGAAAACGTCTGAACTTGGAAAGgccatgatattttttttcgtAGCACAGACGAGCATAAAGAGAAAGGTGATGATTGACTTTGATGAGTAAGGCTGGGCTAACATTGGCAGCTTTGATGAGATCTCCATTGAATGTTCAGGTAAAGCTTTGTTCATAAGTACTAGCCTCTTTATCTCATTTGTGCagattatttgaaaattttgtgaagaAGCTGCTTCACTTGTAGAATACTGACAAGATATTGGggttttgatcatttttctaAGTGAGCTATAGGTTTCTTAACATCAAAGATAATTACTACTAATGGTTAGTTCCAAGCACATTTGTCTCTATCTAACACAATATCCTCACAAGTGATGATTTTGCAGTAGTGATGTCCCTATATTTGGCGGTGGCAGATGAGTTATGGTCTTCTTCCAAAGATGTATTCAATAGTCCATCAAAAACAGTACCATCAATTTTGAACTCTGAAGATCTAGGATTTGATATTAGAACTGAGTTTGAGCAACAAGAGAACCAGCAATTTCCACTGACTGGAAAAGCCAATGGTCCCTCATCTCAAAGTGTGCGTGTAACCCCAAAATCTGAGCAGTTTCATGAGCATAAGGGTCAAGCCTCACTTGAGGACCACTTACTACGCACAGCAGACTGCTGCACGTTGCTCACACGTTTATGATAAAGTGAATGAAAGAAAGTGTGTTGCATTAGTTTtgtctttaaatttctttatgtATTGAGTCTTATTTGTTTCATTTCCTTATTCTGTGCAGCCAtatcaacaaaacaaaatgatgaAGTTTTTGAAATTGTTTGGGACTTCTGTGGCAGTAGCATTTCAAGATGCAAACGGTCAGAGGACACACTGTCCATCacttggaaaaaaaaagtaaattggTTAGCACCGTCAGCGTGAGTCTCAAGGGTCTGGGACATCACACCATCTACATATGCCAAACCAGTACATGGCTACTTCTGGTTTTGGTAATCATACAAATCCATATTCTACTCTGCCTCTAATCTCAGCCGTCCAACATCCAGATGTTAAGAATCAGCTGATGCATCCTTCCTACAATCCTGCTACTGCTATCTCTGTAAACATGGTAATAGATGCCTCTGCAAGACAGAAAATGCAGGCAATGCTTGCCATTCAGAAACAACGGCATCAATTTCGTCATCAGGTTCCTGTAAGCAGATCGATCCCATTACTCAGAACTGTCCACTCCAGCttgttggtaaaaaaaaaagctaatctTCAAGGGCTAACTGCAGTGTCTTCCTTTGATGCTACTTCATTTTTGGAATTAGGTAATTCTGGGGCAActttgctgctgctgctgttgatATAATTCATCAGAATTCTCGGTTCTTTATGAACTTCATGGTGTTGTAGCAAAGGTACTCAAATGGTTGGTTAGTTGGTTTGTTATGTTATAAGAAGGCAAAGCCTTAAAATCCTACAGTACTTTGTAGCTAGGTGGCCTTTAACTAATACTCTTCTTATTGACCTGCAGTTGGATATGGAAACAAGGACTTGATACCGCAGGTCACAGACATCTCACTAGTGATAATAAGACTACATTTCGAaaaactttttgtttgtttactcTAGTTTTTCCTCCTTTGAAACCAAGTTCAAGCTCTTATTACAATTGAAACCAAAGTAGTCTGGTCTTAAGAAACAGTCTATTTCCATAACTAAAAATATCTCAAGCTGCAGTGAGTTTGCATCATCTTCAGAAGATGCAGCGGTAAGTGACGAAATACCCAACAGGCTCTTTGCTGTATGTAATCTTCACCACCTGGCCCTTCTTCAACCCATGGTATCTCACGAAACTGTCCTTCTCCTTCAAAGAGGGAAGCTAAAAACGAAAAGAGAAATCCATTTAAAACATAGCATACAAAAAAAAGGTGAGAATCTATGTGAAGAACTTAACCATACCTGTTTGTCCTCAAGCGCATGCTCACTCATCAacttctctttctcctctttgGTTAAAACCTCAATCTTTGGCTGTCCAGTGTGCTTTGTGATGTTGACCAACAAATCTCCTATCTGTTGTTGACACAGAAATAAACACATAAGTGTTCCGTTAAGTATGATTGTTAAGTCAGGTATCAGTTGCATGATCCAAATCCTGTTATCTCACATTCATATAATAGAAACATTTCATAATGCAGCAAAAAGGGAGAACGGCTTACCGGGAAAGTTTCAACAGTACAAGGAAAGGTTGCCAGTTCCTTCCGAGCAAAGTGGTTCATTTTGCCCTGTAAAACTAGAATCAGCCCATGCAAGCCCACAGTGCCGGAAACCTGACTGTGAATAGCACGGACTGATTTCACAGTGACTGGTTCAAACCCCATGAACACAACAAGAATCtgcattaaagaaaaaaacaattcaagTATCAGAAGCTGAGAGATAAGCATGATGGGAAACAGGTAAAGCATGTGAACAACGTTTGTTGACACTTCTCATCTCAACTAAGCAGTTCAAAACAAAATGGCATTTCTCATCTCAATCTTCCATAGGAACACAACTCACAGTTTTACCACTAATCTCTGATCAACCCCTATACTCATCACTAGTCATTTAAAAGTGCGCTGAAAGCAAAAAGTCTAAACCTTTTGCAAGTATAAAGGCAAACTCAAACCAAATGTAAAACCCTAAATTGAAAAAGTTTAGGCCTTTCCTGTGTTTGAAAGCAAACTCAAACCAAATGTAAAACTCTAAACTGAAAAAAGTAGTTGCCTTTGTCAagtttttctgtttttgaaggcaaaccaaaccaaaactaaacTCTAGATCGAAAAAGTCGAAGCCTTTCTCAAACTTTCTTGTGTTTGAAgacaaacccaaaccaaaagcaaacccaaaataaaaaaaagtggCTTCCTTTATCATGTTTTCATCTGTTTCAGCCCCAAAACAGAACACCCAAATCAAAAACAGAGTTGAAATAAAGAGAAAAAGCTTAAACCTTTTTCATGGGGTTTGAGAGGAGAGGCACGCAGATACGGAGGCGTTCAAGGTCTGGCTTCTCTCCAAAACCAGATCGAAActctgagagagagagggagagttCGGCGTCTGAAACTTGGTAGCCTCTGTCGCGGAGCATCTCGAGAGCTGTCGTGCGAGCCAAGTAAAACCTCTTGCTCTCGTCTCCACCTCTGTCCTCCGTCTTCGCGATGCAGTGGCTGTGTGTGCCATCGTCAAAGGTCGACACGCCGTTCTCAGAGGACCATTCTACTGCCATTACCTcctccattttttctttttgccttTGAGCTTCCTTTCACCGATTGAGTTTGTAGTTGAGAGAGGAAAAGGTTTTGTCTTTAAGCCATTTTGAGCTCCTTtctgaatttattattttatttaggttggtttggttttgttttgtctttcggtttacaattttaaagatttaaaaactGCTCGGTTATTCAGGAcatttggttcagtttttatttcagttattttgttttttgatttggtttggatAACAATAGGAAGAAGCCAGTTAATAAATTAATTGTCTttcaaaataattcaaaaacagccttttaaataaaatatcacataAATAAGTATTTTGCCACATTTACAggattaataattttacaaaaaattataaatatatatattatcagttccaaaaccattaaaataaattattttcatacttttaaactatttaatacttatttaaatattgaatgtttatataatataaatttttatttaaaaataattttgtaactaAAAAAAGACTTTTAGATTCAAAGTTGCAACCTTTAGACTCTCCAGATCCTATTCAAGTCACAATTGATTTCTATTCATGTATAGCTCAAAACCCGGTTTCTATATTGAATGATCTGCTCCTCTAGGCTTGTGTATGTGTTTGTTATCTAATACAATTTGTATCAGTGTaagatttttgtatttttttttatatctgtaCTGTGTGTTATGTGGAAGCTTGGTAGATTTCATCTTTTTGTTTGTATGAGACTTGACTATCTTGACTTGGCATTTTTTGTTGGGCATTACAGTCTgtttcagtgtttttttttggtgtgtgtGTATCTCGTATGAGTTTGCAGATAGGTATAACACAGCACTCGTTTGCCACAGATGGAGATATCTGGCGTGTCACCCTCGCTTGTGGCTACGCGTTGACGGTTTTGTGAAGGATCTATCCCAACCTGGAGTTTTCCATAACATTGAGTCGGCCGTATCTGCAGCCAGGTTTGTGAATATTATCTTTGGTAGTAATAGAATAGTCCACAAAGTACCTGACAAAGTTAGTTATCACCTCTAGACCTGGTGATACCATTTTGATAGGAGCTGGTGGGAATTTTCTCGTTTCTAATATTCAGATTAAAAAGCCTCTTTGCCTGGTATGTCTTATCATATATCATATGTCTAGGTGTAGAAATGTGAgtctttttttatgttttacatGTTCAACATTACCGCAAAAAGTAGTAAATTAACTAGTTTATCTAACTTCATCTaagtatatagtttaatatccCAAAACATATGAATGAATAGCCACCTATCTACTATGATGAGAGGATGGAGATCCATTCCCTGCGGTAGCTCTTGGCATGAGAGATTAATATACATTTAAGAGACCCAAAGAAAAAAATGCCACATTTTAGGTACCAAACTAAAACTGGAAGACAGCTTAGAGTGTTTGACTCAAAGTCTGACAAGATTTTGGGATTCAAATTGTGTCTCCTCCATCCACTCATTATGGGATTCTCCGCCTCTTTCGTCTTAGTAATCCTCATATGATGAATAGATGGAGAAGTATGATATGACATATGATGAATAGATGGACTTTGCATAATCGAGGTTCAGACAGGTTTGGAGCTCATATTCCCTTTGAAGCTATTTCTCAGTTCTGCTTATATAACATCCTGTTTGGACCTGTTCTGTGTCTCCATGCTAGTTTATCTTTATTTATTGCAATTAAAGTTCTTCGGTATACgactttttgttgttgttgggtTACTTGTGCAGTGCCCTGGAACTGCTATCAACCTGCAAGCTTGCTAACTTAACAGTGAAAGCCGAGCTTGGTTGTTGCTTGCTTCACAGGAGTGGAAGGGTAACCACTGATGGATGTGTGCTTCAATGCGAAACAAACCCTTTGGATCATCTCTCATGCCCAATCGTTACCACTgctggagatgaagaagaagaagaagatatcttGAGCCATGAGGAAGTGAAAGAAACTGTTGTTGAAAAGATTAAAGGCAACAGCGTGAGTGTTTTGCAGACAAGGATCGAGGGAGGTGCCAAGGCTGTTTCTACAAGCGGGGACTTAGTTCTGCAGCGTGTTAGAGTCATGTATTCCAAGGCTTACCTCTATTTCTGGTTTGATGTAGATCATGAGTGAAATTGGGTCTTTGCTGTATGTTAGATTAATACGTCTTTTCTTCAACCTGTAACATTTTGTAATATGTGGGGATGTTGATGAATTggtcatcatcatctccttgtGTACTTTATATATCTCCTTTTATGACAAAACTAAAtggtaaataaattttgtatgtatttaaactttataataatttataaattaatttgttgataaaaaatcaatagagaATTTGTCACTAGTTAATGATGGaagaatattattaaaatttattacatatatttaatacatTCATCTCAAggtaactaaaaagaaaaaccacaaTATGTGAGTTATGATATACATCTAGTATCTATGTGGAATTCAGAAAATAATAAGTTTGAAAGGATTCTATTATATTAAAGATTAGGGGTTAATATGTCCTATGAATATGTAAATTAGTGAATGTCAAATATATAAcatcttaaattttaatgaCTATTTACAATATAGGTGTAATCTCGtaacattaaattttactatttgtttctctatttttcttAAGTTATCAAAGGTGCATCTCACTTATTTAAAGAATCATGAAAacataactattttaaaaatttatatattttttttgaaagaatgttaaattaattcgaataaaaaattgttttacacTTTGTGTTGCTTGGAGCATAAGTTTTTGTAATGCAGAAAATTAAGTCTTTGACTCCTTGACTATCTTATGGTAAACCATAGAGCAAGTCCTCCTGCAAAAGCTGAATACTCACATATTTGAAAAAGTTTGAATATCAGCAACCCGCACCTGTCTGGCAGCGGGTGAAACGGGGGGGAGCTGATGGTCATTGAACCAAATCATCGTGTTTTTCCTCAACAGCAATTTACGTCAAAATGAAATTGCTTGCTCTCTTCATCACTTGAAGATTGAAGCtcaaaaatgtattttctgTAAATGcgtatttttacaattttttctttgtatttaaccttttcaagattatttttttcttgaaaaagtTAACCATGTCTTAGAGAATATCATATTTATGTTAAGATAATAATCTCTTTATTAGATTTAATATGTTTATGTAGTATCTTTTCATATCAGTTACATCTCTAAATGTAAAAACTCAAGAAACAAACAACCAGATCACAATAAAGATAATATTGCAACTATTCCACAACTTAGGAGCACTCTTGAATCTCAGCAAGTCATAGATGGACATTCAACAACGGTGGGTAACCACAACTTTTCTTACAACGTTCATGACACGCTTTATCAGTTCCACATCCCACATCACAATTTCGGTAACATATGACTCGTTGGTCTACTTCATTGACCCCTGTAAACATCATAAGAATCTTTATTTTCACTTTAATATTATATCATTCTAATAATTATCAAAATCACACGATAAATATAGTTCGATTAATTGTTTCGAATTCATGAGCTATGGGTATAAATGTAGAGAAATTGGTTATAGATAATATAGATTGAGAGTTCTGGTTACTTGTGTCAGAATGCTGAAAGGATGGAGGAGAAGCGCATCCCAAGACACAACTAGTGCAAGctaaattttttatcttttgatcacataaggaCTTGCATACAGTTTCTTGACACTCAGTCATAGTTTTTGCTCTCACGTTCATTACTACCAAAGTCATCACCATTATTATCTTGATCATACTCGACATTTTTTGGGGGTTTTGTGTTGGCTTGTTTTTATCAACTCTGATTTATCTCAggcttattatataaagttcaATATATCTCTCATAAGATAAAAACGTTACGGCTTGCAACATctgtcaaatatatttttcttagaatataatctaaaataataaaagttgtTTGATATTTTACTTGAATTGTAACTATTTCACCATTCATAGTTCCAACACCATTATAAGTAATCTTTACAAGAATATCTAAAATTAGTCAcagaataaatatttcattGTATGAAGTTCAATATCTCTCgcaagattaaaaaaaaaatctataattatttagattCTACATGtgtcaatatatattttaatattttaaataagtttcATAGAATATAATCTAAACTAATAAATACAGTTTGATATTTTACCTGAATTGTAACTATTTTATGTAAAAGTTCAAACATTTTATGTAAACTCTCACCATGAAGGTCTCATTATTATTCAATAAtattttgacaatatttttttccaCCAAGTTATATGAATATCTTCATATTACATACAAACATGCGTATGCGCTGTACACttaattttttgtaaagaaaacatctatatatatatatatatatataaaagtaggTTTATTCTCTCATGGTGAAGACACCTAGAATTCCATGTCACAAAGTCGACTCTTGTGAGCATAATACGTGTCCAGACCAGTGAAATTCTGAGTTTCTTTTAGTCTGCAGCTTAATGGGCTTTGGTTGgatatttgtgtgttttggaCTGTAAATCAGATTTTTCTCTCTTCTAACTGGTATGCTACAAGTGAATATTTGCGACAGTAAACATTACACGTCATCAAAACCCACAATAAACTTTGGCACTATTACAGAGCTGACAACATTTAAAGATCATAATTAAAGCTTTAATTAACTCATCTCTCCATTCCTCACGCAATCTCTCACACAGTACCTCTTTTTTTTCCAAGGACGAATTTAACGCTATAAATATGTTAGTTTCTCTGCGTAAAATTCATTTGTTATCATTTTACCTTTAGAGATTCATCAATTATAATCATCATCATGCACAAAGATCCATGTCTCTTTGCAATATTAACCTTAGTTTAAAGAGGTCTCCTGTTGGAAAATACTTCAATCTATCTACCGCCGACTCTAATTAGAAACCAAAGTGTTTGTGCTCTCCGCATTGCACCTTGGATCATTCTGCTGCCGATTACAAAACGAGAGTGCCAGAATTTTATCTTCGTCAAACAAGTGTGGTAACACGCGAAAAAGTATTTCAGAGTTAATTCTAGGAAAATTGGCTTTGGTGAATTCGCTATAACAGTTTCAGTTATTTGACGAAGAGTATGGTTAATTTAAACCGTCGTCTTTCCATATATGCGCCATCATGAATTCCGGCCACAACTTAACCGCTTCTACGTAATGCATAATCAAGGTTAGAATAAATAAGAATTTAGGTTTCTCGAAATTGGCTTTTTCATTTCTTGCGTTTAGCAATTATCTTTTGGTTATGTGTATGTTCATCATGATGACATCAGCAGGACCCGTATTCTCagtttgttttcttaatattccATTgtatataaaccctaaactttataaGAAACTGTTGGCCTTTTGAACGTCCTCAACTCTATGTTTTTCACTTTTGGTATGTCTGACTGAAACTTTTCATTCGATGTTTATACAATGAGAGACACTCAGATACACCAAGTACATGTTTCATTACTAGTTTCTTTCTAATATTGATGATGATGCATGTTATGTTGAACACCCCTTATACAtagagaaatgaaaaaaaaaagatactgaGAATCACAtattgtgttcttttttttgtcttaggATCGTTAGCTTTGTTGAAATTTGAGATCAATATAGTAGCAATTAGCAACTATAGATAATCTTTTCTAATCGTACATGACAAGCTACTAAGAGCAAAAAGATATTCATAATCACAATAGATATTATAATGCATGAATTTGGGAACCCTCTTTACTCATGTGAACctcatcaaaataatttatctaCAAATTTGCAGTAtaatttttaaagatgtatTAAACACTCTATATTCCTTATCTTCTTATTctattaactaaaattattactAAAATGTTTAATGACCCAAAAGTtctttttagtaattttttaatcaaaatttggttttagtaaTATGGACATCATTTTTActgaaaatgaaatttataactGGGCCACCTAGTTTCGTGAAGACGAAGCTAAATAGACCGGCAGTGGTGCTACCAGAGCCACCACGCGCCGGCCACCGAAAATTACAGAACTTGTGGCTGAGAGGATGAAGAAAACGAAGAGAAGataaagtttttgtttatttgggATTTATACGCCTGACCTATTATTAAACCATCGAACAAAAATCTGTTGATAAActattgaaataaataataaatgaggttagtttaggtattttgtttgctttcttaatttgtatgaaaaatctttaaaacccacttaaaattatacaaatggagtatattttattagttaactagattctgatccgttCTTTTAAAaaacggatatatttttttgtttagttatttttgaaaattttaatttttacatttttttgtaattatatttgtgtttaatattaatttattttgatagaacgatcatttaaataaatcaaatacatAGTTATACATAACGTTTATTAATATACATGTtactgttttaatagaatagataatcGTAAATGGTAAAACTCTATAAAACTAATATACACATTGAAGTTCTACGAGTTTAAAACATTTTGTCTTACGTGGGGATGGTTGGTGTTATTGGTCATCATCAGCATCATCTCCATGTGTACTTTATCtttatatctcttttttttttttgagcaaatcTTTATATCTCCTTTTAAGACATAAAATGTctcttttgatcaaaaaagaagaaaaacgaaCACATAACATGTCTCTTGGTCTTTGTTTATGATTTTGTTAAGAAAAATGTTGTTTTGATTAAACATTTTTATGCGAAAGTGCAACATTGGATTCAAAAATGGTTCTtgtactttttaaaatatgactatgaattctcttatttttaaaataacgaACATGTTAACAAAAggaatgttttcatttttttccactGTTGTACAAATAAATGATTggaaatattttcaaaacatatgTGAAtggtaaaagtaaaaataaatatgatactgCAAATATagtgtaaaaataaatagatttatttcaTTCATTTCTCATCAAAATTGTTGTAAAATGATtcgttttatttataaaaaatagttgaattaatgaaataaaccATGTCCGATTATTTTATTAGGATAATCGAAGTCTATTTGACTGAAATTCTATTTTcaagttttaaattatttatagttttttaaagaaattatttaataaaacttgatacaaatttagatatttgttaaaattaaaaaaaaatctctaaattaaattaaagtaaaaatagagtgaaatccaaaaaaataaaacaaaacctaaaGTATTTAAAACCCCGTCTACACAATCTCTTAACactatatttattcttaataaataaatcttcgAAGTCATTCAATATTATCTTTTcaactatataaaattaagaatttacTTTGATAAATATAGAGATGTGTTAATgttattaaccactctaacgtTTAACATGAAAGCTAGAAATCACTTtacaaatcataataatatttttattagttaatattGGTAATTTTTACATTAAGAAAACTAactacataataaaaatatttaatcatataaataaCGCATTTATAATTcgatgtttaatataatttaatatgtgtaaaatacaaattaaaactCAATTTAAAAACTGAGgaaatattttctaattaaataaatgtatttacTTTTCTCACTGCTATAGAAATATTATTagagaaattttcaaaattataactgaatatattattattaaaatttcactATTTTCCtagtttaaaatttgtaaatacaattaaaatttagaaatttgttAAAGTTAAAGTATCCATTTAAATActatgaaaatcaaataaatatttaaattaaatttaataatgaatagatagaaacaaaaaacaaaacaaaacctaaTGTATTTAATTCTCAATGCTATAAATAgaattatttacaaattatacttaaatatattacagTATTGAAACATTAGTCTTTTTCCAagtttaaatttcttaaaaaatacaataaaattagatgttatgaaaaaaaaaattaaaatttagatatttgttaaatttacaATTGAATActtcaaattcaaataaaattgtACAAGAAATTAAAGTATAAATACACAAAAGCCAAAAATACTTTTAACTAGTGGGCTTGGGCTAGTGGGGCTAGAGGGATAATCCCAATACGGCGAGTTCAAAGTTCGATCCCTCTGGCCACGTACTGCTTTAAATGGTAAGAATATGTGGCTGTTGCGGGTTTCGGGGGATTAGTCGGTTGACCTCAGTCGCCGGATCCTACggttatcaaagaaaaaaaaaaagaagccggaaataaaacaaaacttaaattaatttaaagtGCACACACTCTatataatcaatactattaaaacataaacaatttttatatcttACAAATAATCTAGGTGGAccatttcatttatttaatttttattattttgacattATATAATAACTAATCTTACTATATATACAATCATATCTacatcaatattttttaaaaagatatccTAACAAGAAAACTTAAACAAACAGATAT
It encodes:
- the LOC108851213 gene encoding LOW QUALITY PROTEIN: protein LNK2 (The sequence of the model RefSeq protein was modified relative to this genomic sequence to represent the inferred CDS: inserted 2 bases in 1 codon; deleted 1 base in 1 codon; substituted 7 bases at 7 genomic stop codons); this translates as MRVTLSDLVIFFCFFVRGGVVIFYWDDEELNNMIWGDDIDGETGDHIVPFKLISEQPKRKERSEDSKTQQKINWTRNDLHDSNPGSSSGYIVGEGXLMAXLIAXLIGYLMPEKLVQLTELSKRLAEPARYHSTREKTSELGKAMIFFFVAQTSIKRKVMIDFDEXGWANIGSFDEISRFCSSDVPIFGGGXDELWSSSKDVFNSPSKTVPSILNSEDLGFDIRTEFEQQENQQFPLTGKANGPSSQSVRVTPKSEQFHEHKGQASLEDQPYQQNKMMKFLKLFGTSVAVAFQDANGQRTHCPSLGKKKXIGXHRQRESQGSGTSHHLHMPNQYMATSGFGNHTNPYSTLPLISAVQHPDVKNQLMHPSYNPATAISVNMVIDASARQKMQAMLAIQKQRHQFRHQVPVSRSIPLLRTVHSSLLVKKKANLQGLTAVSSFDATSFLELGNSGATLLLLCXYNSSEFSVLYELHGVVAKLDMETRT
- the LOC108851212 gene encoding F-box protein SKIP5-like, with product MWKLDRYNTALVCHRWRYLACHPRLWLRVDGFVKDLSQPGVFHNIESAVSAARPGDTILIGAGGNFLVSNIQIKKPLCLVCLIIYHMSRWTLHNRGSDSALELLSTCKLANLTVKAELGCCLLHRSGRVTTDGCVLQCETNPLDHLSCPIVTTAGDEEEEEDILSHEEVKETVVEKIKGNSVSVLQTRIEGGAKAVSTSGDLVLQRVRVMYSKAYLYFWFDVDHE
- the LOC108852288 gene encoding DNA-directed RNA polymerase V subunit 5C yields the protein MEEVMAVEWSSENGVSTFDDGTHSHCIAKTEDRGGDESKRFYLARTTALEMLRDRGYQVSDAELSLSLSEFRSGFGEKPDLERLRICVPLLSNPMKKILVVFMGFEPVTVKSVRAIHSQVSGTVGLHGLILVLQGKMNHFARKELATFPCTVETFPIGDLLVNITKHTGQPKIEVLTKEEKEKLMSEHALEDKQLPSLKEKDSFVRYHGLKKGQVVKITYSKEPVGYFVTYRCIF